The Mytilus galloprovincialis chromosome 4, xbMytGall1.hap1.1, whole genome shotgun sequence genome contains a region encoding:
- the LOC143070705 gene encoding zinc transporter ZIP1-like, with translation MDVVQVKVLILFGLFVATFLFGFIPVKCIYHYRKNLETSRVYRRILSTLSCFAAGVFMATCLLDLLPETIEALEPHIKESRKFEHYPVAQFIMIIGLMLMLTVEQCVITYHEKRERISHDSNDTMRMEAIKTERTALSSKDDFRISYISSSGVEVDDSAGEKISEDFESCVTLSVKNSETKSSTLRSILLLVALSLHSIFEGIAGGLEKQTTDVVEICIGISIHKVIVAFSLGMALSQSEHTFWAQIRSIVTFALASPIGMVIGLLIVEYGQGTTSSLAEGILQGIACGTFLYVTFFEILQHEFSKSDIRLIKTLFLFLGFICMSGLFLIHDHDEH, from the coding sequence ATGGATGTTGTACAAGTGAAAGTTTTGATTCTTTTTGGACTCTTTGTGGCTACGTTTCTTTTTGGATTTATTCCTGTGAAATGTATCTATCATTATAGAAAAAACTTAGAAACATCAAGAGTGTATCGACGTATATTAAGTACTCTCAGCTGTTTTGCTGCAGGTGTATTCATGGCTACATGTCTGTTAGATCTACTCCCTGAAACAATAGAGGCTTTAGAACCGCATATCAAGGAATCTAGGAAATTCGAGCATTACCCTGTGGCTCAGTTTATAATGATAATTGGGCTAATGTTAATGTTAACAGTGGAACAATGTGTTATTACTTACCATGAAAAACGAGAAAGAATTAGCCATGACTCAAATGATACGATGAGAATGGAAGCGATCAAAACCGAAAGAACCGCTTTATCAAGCAAAGATGATTTTCGCATATCATATATTTCTTCATCAGGTGTCGAAGTAGACGACTCTGCAGGAGAGAAGATATCAGAAGACTTTGAGAGCTGTGTTACTCTGTCGGTGAAGAACTCTGAAACAAAAAGTTCCACTCTGAGATCTATCTTGCTGTTGGTAGCTTTATCTTTGCATTCTATTTTCGAAGGAATAGCTGGTGGATTAGAGAAACAGACCACTGATGTAGTTGAAATTTGTATAGGCATCAGTATTCACAAAGTGATTGTTGCCTTCAGTTTAGGTATGGCATTAAGCCAAAGCGAACATACGTTTTGGGCACAGATACGATCTATTGTTACTTTCGCCTTAGCCTCGCCGATCGGGATGGTTATTGGGTTGTTAATTGTTGAATATGGCCAAGGAACAACATCTTCTTTAGCAGAGGGGATCTTGCAAGGGATAGCTTGTGGAACATTCTTGTATGTCACATTCTTTGAAATACTTCAACATGAATTTAGCAAATCAGACATTCGGTTAATTAAaactttatttctatttcttgGATTTATTTGTATGTCAGGTTTATTTTTGATACATGACCATGATGAACACTAA